AGCGGGTCAAGGCATCGGGGCCCAATCCCTGTCCGCCCACCATCGTCGGCGTGGGCATCGGCGGCACCTTCGAACAGGCGGCCTTGCTGGCCAAGAAGGCGCTTCTGCGCCCCGTCGGAAGCATCAACCCGGACCCGGAGCTCGCGGAACTGGAACGCGACTGGTTGGACGCCGTCAACCGGCTGGGGATCGGCCCGCAGGGGCTGGGGGGGCGCATCACCTCCTTCGCGGTCCACATCGGCATGATGCCATGTCACATCGCGAGCCTTCCCGTCGCCGTGAACATCCAATGCCACGCCGCCCGGCACAAGGAAGTGGAACTTTAGAGAAAGGATGGCGCCCATGGAGGAACCCGTCCGCTTGACCACCCCGCTTTCGACCCACCATGTAGAAGCCCTCTCCATCGGAGACCGGGTCCTGCTCAACGGAGTCCTTTATACGGCCCGGGATGCCGCTCACAAACGTCTGGTCCAACTGCTCGAAAACGGTAGCCCCCTGCCCTTCTACCTGGAAGGCCAGGTCATCTACTACGTGGGGCCGTCGCCCCCGAAGCCGGGACGGCCCATCGGCGCGGCTGGCCCGACCACCAGCTACCGTATGGACCCTTACGCACCGGCCCTCATCGCCCGCGGCATCAAGGGTATGATCGGGAAAGGCGCCCGGAACCAGGCAGTGAAGGACGCCATGATGCGCTACAAGGCCGTCTATTTCGCCGCCATCGGCGGCGCGGGAGCCCTCATGGCCCGAAGTGTCCTTTCCGCGGAAGTTATCGCCTACCCCGAACTGGGCCCCGAAGCCGTCCGGAAACTGGAAGTCAGAGATATGCCCGTGATCGTCGCAAACGACACGCGAGGCGGGGATCTCTACGAAGAAGGTGTGAGGAAATACGCTCGCTGAGGGAACATCACCCTCGGTTTCCACCACAAGACATGGGAGTGAAAGAGGAGGAGTCGGCATGAAGGTTTTTGAAGCAAAGGTCAAATACAAGATGCACCCGGGCTACCTTTCCTGGATCCTTCACCGGGTCACGGGCGTGCTGCTCGGGCTTTATCTGTTTCTGCACATCTGGGTGATCCATCACCTGGCCCAGGGGGAAGAAGCCTTCGACGAGGTGATGGGGATCGTGCAAGCGCCTCTGTTTCACCTACTGGAGATCGGGCTTCTGGGAACCGTCGTATACCATGGGTTGAACGGGCTGCGGGTGGTCTTCATGGACTACGGAAACCTGGCACGCCGTGAGATCATGCGAAAGGCCGTCTACGCCGTTTTCGCGGTGTCCGCCGTTTTGATCCTCGTGGGCGCCGTCCCCATGCTCCGCCTGGCCCTGGGCCTTTGACACCCCCCGAGACGGCTCTATGGCGGAACTCATGAATGCCGATGGGGAGGACACAGCCGCCGTCGGCCGAACCAAGGGTTGATTTGCTGGAGGTTGATCCGATGTTGGGTAAATATGCCGGTTCCGGACGATCCGGAGCGTTTGACTGGTTTTTCCAGAGGGTTTCCGGTGTTGCGCTTCTCATTACACTATTTCTGCACTTTTACGTTCTGCATTATGCCACCGAAGGGCCGGTCACCTACCAGAAGGTGATGGCGCGCCTGGTGTCTCCCACATGGAAGGCCATCGACGTGGCCTTTCTCGTTTTCGCGGTCTATCACGCCATGAACGGCTTCAAGATGATCGTTGACGATTATATCCATTCCACGAACCTGAGGGCCGTCATCGTGGGCGCGCTCTGGGTCGTATCCATTGTCTTTTTCGGGCTGGGGCTGCTGACCATCCTCACCCTCGAAGTCAAAGCGTAGCGAAAAGGAGTGAAGCGGATCATGGCAGAACTCAACGTGACCATTCATAAGCACGATGCGGTGATCGTGGGAGCGGGCGGCGCCGGGCTTCGCGCCGCCCTGGAAGCCTCCCGGTCCGTGAATACGGCGGTGATCAGCCAGGTCTTCCCCACGCGGTCCCACACGGTCGCCGCCCAGGGAGGCGTCGCCGCGTCACTGAGCAACGTGGAACCCGACGACTGGGTCTGGCACATGTTCGACACCATCAAGGGCAGCGACTACCTGGGCGACCAGGACGCCATCGAATTCATGTGCCGCATGGCCCCCGAAGTGGTGATCGAGCTGGAACACATGGGCATGCCCTTCAGCCGACTGAACGACGGCAAGATCTTTCAGCGGCGTTTCGGCGGCCATACGAAGGACTTTGGAAAGGATGCCATCTGCCGGACCTGCGCGGCCGCCGACCGCACGGGCCACGCCATGCTCCACACCCTCTACGAGCAGTGCGTGAAAAGCGGCGTGGTCTTCTACAACGAATTTTTCGCGCTTCAGCTCCTCACCAACGAAGGCCACGTGGTGGGGGTGCTCACCTGGGACATGTGTAACGGCGGCTTCCACATCTTCCACGCCAAGGCGACCCTTTTTGCGACCGGCGGCTACGTCCGGGTCTACCGCACCAATTCCAACGCCCACATAAACACGGGAGACGGCCTGTCGCTCGCGCTCCGCGCCGGGCTTCCCGCGGAAGACCTGGAATTCGTCCAGTTCCACCCAACGGGCATCTACGGAGTGGGGAACCTCATCACCGAAGGGGTGCGGGGCGAAGGCGGCTACCTTTTGAACAAGGACGGCGAACGCTTCATGAAACGCTACGCCCCGACGGTCTGGGACTTGGCTTCCCGTGACGTGGTTTCCCGAGCCATGGCCGAAGAAATGCGCCAGGGGCGTGGCTGCGGACCCAAGGGGGATTTCATCCTGCTCAAACTGGATCACGTGGGAGCCGATCTCATCCACGAACGACTCCCCGGCATCTGGGAACTGGCTCGCGTTTTCGCCTACGTGGACTGCACCAAGGAACCCATCCCGGTAGTTCCCACGGCCCACTATTCCATGGGCGGCATCCCCACCAACCGGTTCGCCGAAGTGGTGCTCGGCGGAATGGACGGGAAGGAAGAAGTGGTCAGAGGGTTTTACGCCGCCGGCGAAGCGGCCTGCGCTTCGGTCCACGGGGCCAACCGGCTGGGGTCCAATTCGCTCCTCGATATCATGGTTTTCGGCAAGGTGGGCGGCGCCAAGATGGCGGAATTCGCCGAGTCGCTCCCGGAACACGTCCCGCTTCCGGAAAACCCAGGAAAGGAAGGCATCCAAGAAGTCCGGAAGCTCCTCGACACAACGGACGGCGAACGCATGGCCGCCATCTGGGACGAACTCAAGGACACCATGGAACTCAACTGCGGGGTCTTCCGGACCGAAGAAACCCTTACCACCCAGAGGACCGTGCTCGACAGGCTGTGCGAGCGCTTCAAGACCGTCCGGGTTTTCGACAAGAGCCTCGCCTACAACCTGGACCTCATCGAAACCCTGGAACTGGGCCATATGCTCGACTTTTCCAAGGCCATCGTCGAAGGGGCTCTGGCGCGAACCGAAAGCCGCGGCGCCCACTACCGGGACGACTTTCCCAAGCGCGACGACGAGAACTGGCACAAGCACACCCTGGCCGTCATGGAGGAAGACGGCTCCATCCGGTTGGACTACAAACCCGTCCGGATGAAGCCGCTCACCGTGCCCACCTTTGAACCGAAGGAACGCGTCTACTGAGGGCCAATGGGTTTTCAACCACCGTTTCTGCAGCGCATGAGGTGCACAACATGTCGAAAACCGTCACTTTCACCGTGTTCCGGTACGACCCGGAAAGAGACAGGAAACCTCACTACAAAGACTACAAAGTAGAACTTCGTCGAGCCGGCATGATGGTCCTCGACGGCCTGAACCAGATCCGGTGGGAACAGGACGGCACCTTGTCCTACCGGCGGTCCTGCCGGGAAGGGGTGTGCGGCTCCGACGGCTTCAACATAAACGGCGTCAATATGCTCGCCTGCATCACCCACATCGAAGACCTGAAGGAACCCATCGTGGTCCAGCCGCTTCCATCCATGCCGGTCATCAAGGACCTGGTGGTGGATTTCACGGATTTCTACAACAAGTATTACCTTATCAAACCCTACCTCATCACCAAGACCCCGCCGCCTTCGGACCGGGAACGGCTGCAGAGCCCCGAGGACCGCAGGAAACTGGACGGCCTCTACGAATGCATCCTTTGCGGGTGCTGCAGCTCGTCATGCCCCAGCTACTGGGCGGATCCCAACTATCTGGGCCCCGCGGCGCTGCTCAAGGCGTGGCGTTTCATCGCCGATTCCCGCGACGAAGGCACCGACGAGCGTCTTGAAATCATCAACGACCGGGACGGCGCCTGGCGGTGCCACACCATCTTGAACTGCGTGGAAGCGTGTCCCAAGCTCCTCAACCCGACCGAAGCCATCGCTCACTTGAAAAAGACCATCATTTCCAAGAAATTCTAGCGGGCCTTGGAAGTTCAGGCTGGTTTTGATCGGCGAGCGGCCCCGGGAGCTCAAGCCCCGGGGCCGCCGCATTGACGGGCGACGGCCCGCCCGCTGTCCATCCACTGTTCCTTTGTCACTCACAGTCCGCCGATCGCGCCTCTCCCATCTCGGCCGGAATTGCATCACTATAAGAAACATCATTGACAATCCAAAATGTCGTTGCTAGGAAGAGATTGTCTTGTCGATTCAGCAGATGTCTTTATATTTGCATCAGTCTGTTCACTGAGTGGCTCCCGTTCGAATTCCTGCGGTGCGCTTCCATCTGCTTTCTCCTCCGACGGCTTCGTTTGAGTAGCGGAACCTGCCGATGTTTGGGGTCTGTTCAGTCCTGCTTCAGGAACACGGTCGAAGACTTTCCGGTGTGCACGGAGATCCCCTCGGGGTAGCCGCGGCTGCGACCCGCAGGGAGGCGTGTGACCCGTGAGCGGTGGGAGGGAGAAGCCATGGAAAGGAAAAGGTCCAAACCAGGGGGAAGGGATCCGCCGTTTCGGTCTGCGGCGGCCGAAGACGGCGAGGCAGGTGCTCATTCCAGGCGACGGACGGCGCCGCACCGCAGGCATGGGGCGGAGAACCCGTCGAAGGTGGTCACCACGCAGACCAGAAGCTCAACGCAATCTTAGGTACTTGCAGCACCGACCATGATCGGATCGCACCGATGCAACCATCCAAGGGAGGCCCATACATGGCTGACACCAACGTCTTCCCGGTACCGGAATCCTGGAAAAAGTCGGCATGGATCAACAAGGAAACCTATCACGAAATGTACGAACGCTCCATCAAGGACCCTGAAGGGTTCTGGAGCGAGCATGCCAAACGCATCGATTGGTTTGAACCCTGGAAGACCGTGAAAGACTCGGATTTTCAGGGGGATATCCGCATACGCTGGTTCGAAGGCGGGAAACTCAACGCCTGCTACAACTGCCTGGATCGGCATCTGGACAAGCGCGGGGACCAGGTGGCGATCATTTGGGAAGGCGACGACCCTTCCGTGGACAAGACGTTCACCTACCGGCAGCTTTATGAGGAAGTCTGCCGTTTCGCCAACGTCCTCAAGGCGCAGGGCGTGAAAAAGGGCGACCGGGTGACCATCTATCTTCCCATGATCCCGGAACTGGCGATCGCCATGCTGGCCTGTGCGCGCATCGGCGCCATCCATTCCGTCGTCTTCGGCGGCTTTTCCCCCGACTCGCTGGCCGACCGCATCCAGGACTGTGACGCGCGAATCGTTATCACCTCGGACGAAGGGCTCCGCGGAGGCCGAAAAATCCCTCTCAAGGCCAACACGGACGAAGCTCTTGACAAGTGCCCGGAGGTGGACCGGGTGATCGTGGTGCGGCATACGGGCGGCGACGTCAACATGGTCGCGGGCCGCGACCTATACTGGCACGAACTCATGAAGGACGCTCCGGCGGAATGTCCGCCCGAAACGATGGATGCGGAGGATCCGCTGTTCATTCTCTACACCTCAGGATCGACCGGGAAGCCCAAGGGCGTGCTTCATACCACGGGCGGCTACATGGTCTACACGAGCCTTACCCACCAGTACGTGTTCGACTACAAGGAGGGCGACATCTACTGGTGCACGGCGGACATCGGCTGGATCACGGGGCACAGCTACATCGTCTACGGGCCTCTTGCCAACGGCGCCAGGTCGCTCATGTTCGAAGGCGTGCCCAACTACCCGGACTTTTCCCGGTTCTGGCAGGTGGTGGACAAGCACCAGGTGAATATCTTCTATACCGCCCCTACCGCCATCCGAGCCCTCATGCGCCAGGGCGACGAACCGGTCCGAAAGACATCCCGCAAATCTCTGAAGCTCCTTGGAACCGTGGGGGAACCCATCAACCCTGAAGCCTGGCTCTGGTACTATAACGTGGTGGGGGAAAAGCGCTGTCCCATCGTGGACACGTGGTGGCAGACGGAAACCGGCGGGATCCTCATCACCCCGCTTCCTGGAGCCACAGACCTCAAGCCCGGATCGGCCACTCGGCCGTTCTTCGGCGTGCAGCCGGCCATTATCAACCAGGAGGGGCAGATACTTGAAGGCGCCTGTTCGGGCTACCTGGTGATGCTGGATTCGTGGCCCGCCATGATGCGCACGGTTTACGGGGACCACGAACGGTTCAAGACCACCTACTTCGTTCAGTACCCGGGCAAGTACTTCACGGGCGACGGCGCCCGCCGGGACGAAGACGGCTACTACTGGATCACCGGCCGGGTGGACGACGTGATCAACGTTTCGGGCCATCGCCTGGGAACCGCCGAAGTAGAAAGCGCTCTGGTGGCCCACGAGGCTGTGGCGGAAGCGGCGGTCGTCGGCTGCCCGCACGACATCAAGGGTCAAGGCATTTACGCCTATGTGACCCTGGTTTCCGGTGTGGAACCCTCGGAAGAGCTGCGAAAGAGCCTGGCTGAGTGGGTGAGGAAGCAGATCGGCCCCATCGCGACGCCCGACTATATCCAGTGGGCTCCGGCGCTTCCCAAGACACGATCCGGAAAAATCATGCGGCGCATATTGCGCAAGGTAGCGGCAAACGAGGTGTCCGACCTGGGTGACACGTCCACCCTGGCTGAACCGGAGGTCGTGGAACATCTGATCCGTAACCGCATGGTCCGCTGACACGCACCGCGTGTTCCGACGGGTGGAAAGGTTCGAGCCCGGGCCGGCGCAACCCATGCTCGAGCTCAAGCAGCCGGACCGCGGCTGGCTGTAACACCCCCGCCCATGGGGGGAATCCGATGAAGGGTCTTCGGGTTCCCCCTTTTCTTTGATCAGCAGGCGCTCGCTCTTTAGGTTGAGTTCCTAAGGCGCCGTCCGGCATTAACTTTTGCGCAAAGTATCTCCTCGTTCCCAAGCTCCGGCTTGGGAACGGCCTGCCCGGGAAGCTCCGGCTTCCCTCCTGCTACAACTGAAACACGCTGTCCTTCCAGGGAACCAGCCAGGATGTCGAAGTGGTGTTTGTGGGTGAAGACCGGGATCCACGCTGCAAGAGTAGATGTGACTAACTAGGGGTGTTCGGGGCCTTTGTTATGGATTTTGTAGCGGGTTCGCATGGGTCACGGGCTCATGGGAATCGAAGCTGGAGCTTCTGCACAGTTGTGTTCCCAAGCTGGAGCTTGGGAACAAGGGAAAGTCCGGCTTTCAGCCGCGATAAACCAACCCCAATGCCCCGCCCCACCCCATCGGCCCAAGGGCGGGCCTCCTGCAGCGATGCGGATCGCCGGCAAGCCGGCTCCTACAGGGCATGAGTAGTTATAGGAGCGGCGGCCAAACGAACCGCCCTGGCCGAGAATCCTGGTAGACCTTTGTCTTTTGCGGCGGATGCGATAAGATCCTTGTGCCACAGGCGGCGACAAGGAAGGAGGGCGGACGGCGGCGGACCATGCTGAAACGATTCTGGCCGGTGTTACTCTGGCTGCTCTACTTTGTCTCCCCTGTCGATCTTTTTCCAGATACCGTCTTCGGTCCCGGCTGGACCGACGACGTCGCCCTGCTGGGGCTGCTTTATTGGTACTTGAAGCGCCGGAAACGGGAAGCCGAAAGCGAGGGGGAAGGCTCGCGCGGCCGGAGCACGGCCTCCGACCAGGGCCGCGACCGAGGACCGGACGGCGGGCACCGCACGTCGGCGGGAAACGCCGGCGGCGCGGGGAAAGCTCCACACCGGCGGGACCCCTTCGAAGTGCTGGGCGTACCGCCCGACGCAAGCTGGGATGAGATCCGGTCGGCGTATCACCGACAGGCCAATCGCTACCATCCGGACAAGGTGAGTCACCTCGGGGAAGAATTTCAACAGTTGGCCAAGGAGAAATTCCAGGACATCCAGTGGGCTTATGAAACCATGCGGCGTGAAAAGGGCCGAGGGTGACACGGGAGGAGTCATGGACAGTCGCTTGCATCGAAGAGAAGGCTACACCTTTCAGTTGGTGAATATCGACTGCATGAGGCAGTCCACGCGCTTCAACGTGATCATGGAACTGGACGAGTCGATCGAAGAGCTCCTGCCTTACCTGGCGGCGGTACTCCCAGGCTGTACCTACATCCACGGCTCCGGAGTCATCAGCGTCATGGACGACGGGCATATCGCAGGGATCACCGGCCGTCGGATCACGTTCACCGATGTGGGCGATGAGAACGAAGCCGAAGCGCTGTGCCGGCGCTATTTTGAAACCATTCAGGAAGTCACGTCCCGGAAGGACACTGTGGCTCCTGTATTTGAGAAGCGGCAGGACCTCACGGTGCTTGAGATATTCCGAGCGCTTCCGGCCACCAACTGCGGGGGCTGTGGCTATTCCACGTGCATGGCTTTTGCCGCCGGGGTATTTCGGAGGGAAACCACCATCGAACGTTGCCCTCCCCTGGCCGAAAATCCTCGCCGGTACGCCGCCCTGTTCCATAAGCTGGCGCTCAACGGCCACCGAATCCCAGAGAGCGCTCACCCAGGCCGAGAAACTTTGCGCTGAACGAGGCTCCCATGGACGACGCCACCCAATACACGACCATCCATACGCTGGCCGACCGTTTCGAAGCGGACCTTCTCATGCAGGCCCTCCAGCGGGAAGGGATCCCGGCTATCCTCAGAAGCTTCGAAGAAACGGCCTACGACGGCCTTTTCGTGCCGCAGCGCGGATGGGGGAAGATCATGGTGCCCGAATCGCGGGCGGCGGCGGCCCGCCTGGCGATCGCTGCCATTCTGGAGGACTTGCGGTCGCCAAGGCTTTACGAGGACCCCCAGGAGGTGGATCCGAATCTCTGGCGGCAACTGGAGGCCATGGAACCGGAAAGGATCTGCTCCAACGCGCAGGTTGCCTTCAATCGGGATGCCGGCGCCTACGAAGTCCCGTTCCTGTCGGGAACCCTGCGCTGCTATCCCGCCCTGCGGCGCGTGGAAGCGCTCCGGCCTCTGCCGTCATCCAAGCTGGACTTTCAGCTTCACCTGGTATTGCTGCACTACCTTCTGGAAGCCAAGCCCGGGGGTCTTTCCGGAAAATGGGTGAGCGAAAAGGACCTTCCGGGCGGCCACCTATTTTTCCGCGGCTGCCACGCTTTCCCCACCGCCCGGCTGCTGGAAGCCTTCGGTGAGGATCCGGCGCTGTTCAAGCGAAAGTGCGAACGCCTGGGAGGACACCCGGCACAGGCCGGAGACATGTCTTTCCGCATGTGGCCGTTTCCCAAGGTACCGCTGTTGTTCGTCCTGTGGCTGGGCGACGACGAATTCGACCCGGCGCTTCACATCCGCTTCGACGCCACCGTCCATCATCACCTGCAGGCCCTGGACACCATCTTGGCCATGATCAACGTGGTGTGCCGGAACATGCTGGCGGCATGAAGAGAGGCTCTCACAGCCGGCCGTTCAGATAGGCTTCATCCAGGATTCCTGGAACGAAGGGGCGGCTGGACACGTCGGGCGGAGTGAAGCCGAAGATTTTTTCCAGAAAAAGCAGCACGATCCGGAGGGTGGCTCCCCAGAGCACTTCCACGTCCACGCCGTCTTGGTAGAGGAAACACAAGAAGTCCTGAGTGGTCCGGTTGAGCTTTGCCGCCACCTGGGGATCCACATAGAGGCGATATCGGGTGTAGGCGGATGGATCCAGAAGTGACCGAAGGGGAATAGAGACGATCCGCGTTACTTCCCAGTTGGGTTTCAATCGGTGGCGCCCTTCGATCCAGCCCACCAGCGGATGGATGAGCCTTGGAAAGAGCACGAGCCTTTCCGGCGGGAGCACACCCAGGAAGCGCACCCGCAGGGGATTGAGGCGCATTTCTTCCCAGCTTTCCCTCATGCAGGTGGCCAGATGGAGCGCCAGTTCCGCGGCTTCCTCAGGGCAGGTGCGCTTCCACCGGCGCCAGTGAGGCCAGCGGGAGAGCGGAAATCCGGGAAGGGAAAGCAGCCGGGCGAAGATCGGGTCCACACCCTGCTCGGTGGTGCCGCCCGGGCAACAGAGATCCCCCGCCTGCTTCACTTTCCGGGATCTCCGGTTGAGTATGAGGCACGGTTCGCGTTCATGGCCGCCCTGCTGAAGTGGACAGCAGAGAAGCACCAGCACGCTGGACGATACGAGATCGTCCGTTGCCACGGCGCCGGCCCCTTCCGCCACCCCAGGACAACGCGGGGGGGCTCCGAGCACCTTCAGGATATGCCGCTGCAAGCCTTCTGGATCTTCCAGGAGCCGGACGGCGCTTTCATCGATTGCGGGGGAGGACATCTTCCGTTTTTCGCCTTCTAGTGAGGGATCTGTTCCCATTGCCGCCACTTGTTTTCCAGGCGCTGGGCCGAAACGGGAAAGCGCGTCTTGATTTCAGGGGCGAACAGGCTGATTTTGAATTCTTCTAATAACAGCCGGTACTCGTCAAGGAAAGCCCGCGCTTGCACCGTTTTCGCCTCACCCCCGGCCTCCGCCCGCGAAAGCGCCTCCAGAAAAGGCTCAATCCGTGCGGCCTTGGAACGGTCCTTTTCCGGCGCCACATAAGCGCGTTCCGCTCGAATGCGGAGCCCCTTCAGGTATCGGGGAAGTTCCCTGAGTTCGGAACTCCTCATGTGTTCCAGGAAATCCCCGGGAACCAGTCGCTCCAGTTCCTCCCGAACGGCTTTCAGCCGCTCCAGGGCGGCGTCGTTTCCCTGCGCCTTGGCGTTAAAGCCGGAAAGGACCCGCTGCACCTCGTAACGTTCCCGAACGACCTCCAGCACCTCGCCGCGCCGCTGCTCGGCGAGGCGCCGCAGGTCGTCTTTCAGTTCCAGGATTTTCGCTCGAAACCGGACTTCGTCAGGAGGCTGAGGGTCATGGAGTTCGAAGATTTCCCTCAGGAGATAGATCTGGAGCCTGCGGTCGGCTTCCTTCATGTCCCCCATGAAACGCACCATGAAGGCCATGTCTTTCGGGAACACCCAGTCTTTCCGGAGCGACTTCAGAAGCGGCGCAAAGGCCCACTGGTAGAGCACCAGCAGGCCGTCTCGTGTGGCTCCCTTCGCTTTTTCCGGATCGTCGAACAGCCGGACCGCCACGGTCCGCCCTTCGGCGACGAAGCCCGGGTAGGCGCACCGCATGACGCCGTAGGCGTCTTTTCCCAGTTCGATGGTCTGCGGCAGGGGGCCGAAGTCCCAAGTGGTGATCCCCTCGCGTTCCCACCGCTTCCGAGCTTCCGTCCAGGCCCGATCTTCGTGGCGCTTTCCGGCCAGTTCCTGCACCGTCTCCAAGTCTCGACCGGACCCCAGTGCCTTTCCGGCCGCATCCACCACGAGAAAACGCATCTTGAGATGAGCGGGCAAGCCTTCCCGGTCCCATTCGTTCACCGACACCGCGACTCCCGAGACTTCCTCCAGGCAGCGGCTCAGTTCCGCATAGAAATCGCCGCGGCGGAAAGGGAGCCGTTCCAGAACCTTTTCTACGGTTTCAGGAATCGGAACGAGCCGTCTCCGAACCGACTTGGGAAGAGAACGTAGGAGAGCCGTCACCTTCTCGGAGATCAACCCCGGGACCACCCATTCAAAGGGTTCGGGCCGAAGCCTGGAAAGCAGGTGGAGCGGCACCGTCACCGTCACTCCGTCCGATTCATCCCCCGGACTGAAGGAATACCTGAGCGGGAGCCTCATGTCCTCGAAATCGAGAGAGCCGGGAAACTGCTCCAACGTCTCCGATTCCGGGCGGAAGCGAAGCAGGTCGTCTTCCGACATTCTGAGGACCTCGTCGCCTCCTTGGTCTTTGAGCCACCGGTTGAAGGAGCGGATGTCGGCGATTTCGGGGAGCCGCGCGTCATAGAAGGCGTAGAGCGCCTCGTCGTCCACCAGAAGTTCGCGGCGCCGGATCCGGTCTTCCATGTCGCGGATGCGTTGGATGAGTTTCCGATTGTGTTCCAGAAAGCCGTACTTTCCGGGCATTTCCGCTTCCACCAGCCCGGACCGGATAAAGATTTCCCGGGCTTCCTTCGGC
This is a stretch of genomic DNA from Desulfoglaeba alkanexedens ALDC. It encodes these proteins:
- a CDS encoding Fe-S-containing hydro-lyase, encoding MEEPVRLTTPLSTHHVEALSIGDRVLLNGVLYTARDAAHKRLVQLLENGSPLPFYLEGQVIYYVGPSPPKPGRPIGAAGPTTSYRMDPYAPALIARGIKGMIGKGARNQAVKDAMMRYKAVYFAAIGGAGALMARSVLSAEVIAYPELGPEAVRKLEVRDMPVIVANDTRGGDLYEEGVRKYAR
- the sdhC gene encoding succinate dehydrogenase, cytochrome b556 subunit; its protein translation is MKVFEAKVKYKMHPGYLSWILHRVTGVLLGLYLFLHIWVIHHLAQGEEAFDEVMGIVQAPLFHLLEIGLLGTVVYHGLNGLRVVFMDYGNLARREIMRKAVYAVFAVSAVLILVGAVPMLRLALGL
- the sdhD gene encoding succinate dehydrogenase, hydrophobic membrane anchor protein, which translates into the protein MLGKYAGSGRSGAFDWFFQRVSGVALLITLFLHFYVLHYATEGPVTYQKVMARLVSPTWKAIDVAFLVFAVYHAMNGFKMIVDDYIHSTNLRAVIVGALWVVSIVFFGLGLLTILTLEVKA
- the sdhA gene encoding succinate dehydrogenase flavoprotein subunit; translation: MAELNVTIHKHDAVIVGAGGAGLRAALEASRSVNTAVISQVFPTRSHTVAAQGGVAASLSNVEPDDWVWHMFDTIKGSDYLGDQDAIEFMCRMAPEVVIELEHMGMPFSRLNDGKIFQRRFGGHTKDFGKDAICRTCAAADRTGHAMLHTLYEQCVKSGVVFYNEFFALQLLTNEGHVVGVLTWDMCNGGFHIFHAKATLFATGGYVRVYRTNSNAHINTGDGLSLALRAGLPAEDLEFVQFHPTGIYGVGNLITEGVRGEGGYLLNKDGERFMKRYAPTVWDLASRDVVSRAMAEEMRQGRGCGPKGDFILLKLDHVGADLIHERLPGIWELARVFAYVDCTKEPIPVVPTAHYSMGGIPTNRFAEVVLGGMDGKEEVVRGFYAAGEAACASVHGANRLGSNSLLDIMVFGKVGGAKMAEFAESLPEHVPLPENPGKEGIQEVRKLLDTTDGERMAAIWDELKDTMELNCGVFRTEETLTTQRTVLDRLCERFKTVRVFDKSLAYNLDLIETLELGHMLDFSKAIVEGALARTESRGAHYRDDFPKRDDENWHKHTLAVMEEDGSIRLDYKPVRMKPLTVPTFEPKERVY
- a CDS encoding succinate dehydrogenase iron-sulfur subunit gives rise to the protein MSKTVTFTVFRYDPERDRKPHYKDYKVELRRAGMMVLDGLNQIRWEQDGTLSYRRSCREGVCGSDGFNINGVNMLACITHIEDLKEPIVVQPLPSMPVIKDLVVDFTDFYNKYYLIKPYLITKTPPPSDRERLQSPEDRRKLDGLYECILCGCCSSSCPSYWADPNYLGPAALLKAWRFIADSRDEGTDERLEIINDRDGAWRCHTILNCVEACPKLLNPTEAIAHLKKTIISKKF
- the acs gene encoding acetate--CoA ligase, whose amino-acid sequence is MADTNVFPVPESWKKSAWINKETYHEMYERSIKDPEGFWSEHAKRIDWFEPWKTVKDSDFQGDIRIRWFEGGKLNACYNCLDRHLDKRGDQVAIIWEGDDPSVDKTFTYRQLYEEVCRFANVLKAQGVKKGDRVTIYLPMIPELAIAMLACARIGAIHSVVFGGFSPDSLADRIQDCDARIVITSDEGLRGGRKIPLKANTDEALDKCPEVDRVIVVRHTGGDVNMVAGRDLYWHELMKDAPAECPPETMDAEDPLFILYTSGSTGKPKGVLHTTGGYMVYTSLTHQYVFDYKEGDIYWCTADIGWITGHSYIVYGPLANGARSLMFEGVPNYPDFSRFWQVVDKHQVNIFYTAPTAIRALMRQGDEPVRKTSRKSLKLLGTVGEPINPEAWLWYYNVVGEKRCPIVDTWWQTETGGILITPLPGATDLKPGSATRPFFGVQPAIINQEGQILEGACSGYLVMLDSWPAMMRTVYGDHERFKTTYFVQYPGKYFTGDGARRDEDGYYWITGRVDDVINVSGHRLGTAEVESALVAHEAVAEAAVVGCPHDIKGQGIYAYVTLVSGVEPSEELRKSLAEWVRKQIGPIATPDYIQWAPALPKTRSGKIMRRILRKVAANEVSDLGDTSTLAEPEVVEHLIRNRMVR
- a CDS encoding DnaJ domain-containing protein — translated: MLKRFWPVLLWLLYFVSPVDLFPDTVFGPGWTDDVALLGLLYWYLKRRKREAESEGEGSRGRSTASDQGRDRGPDGGHRTSAGNAGGAGKAPHRRDPFEVLGVPPDASWDEIRSAYHRQANRYHPDKVSHLGEEFQQLAKEKFQDIQWAYETMRREKGRG
- a CDS encoding (Fe-S)-binding protein — translated: MDSRLHRREGYTFQLVNIDCMRQSTRFNVIMELDESIEELLPYLAAVLPGCTYIHGSGVISVMDDGHIAGITGRRITFTDVGDENEAEALCRRYFETIQEVTSRKDTVAPVFEKRQDLTVLEIFRALPATNCGGCGYSTCMAFAAGVFRRETTIERCPPLAENPRRYAALFHKLALNGHRIPESAHPGRETLR
- a CDS encoding DUF3786 domain-containing protein; the protein is MDDATQYTTIHTLADRFEADLLMQALQREGIPAILRSFEETAYDGLFVPQRGWGKIMVPESRAAAARLAIAAILEDLRSPRLYEDPQEVDPNLWRQLEAMEPERICSNAQVAFNRDAGAYEVPFLSGTLRCYPALRRVEALRPLPSSKLDFQLHLVLLHYLLEAKPGGLSGKWVSEKDLPGGHLFFRGCHAFPTARLLEAFGEDPALFKRKCERLGGHPAQAGDMSFRMWPFPKVPLLFVLWLGDDEFDPALHIRFDATVHHHLQALDTILAMINVVCRNMLAA